From Bacteroidota bacterium:
TCTTTCAGCCAGACTTTTAGCTTGTGTTTGCCAGTTGTCGCTTTGGCCGAATAATCCATGAAGGATAATGATGGGTCTCCCTGTTCCGTATTTTCTATAAAAGAGTTTCATTAGTGTAGCACGGGGTCGTACGATGTTTATTAGGATGCAATCATATTATTACTTTAACGCGTGTAAATATAATTGTATGGTATTTTCCAGTCCAAGGTACAATGCATCCGCTATTAATGCGTGCCCGATCGATACTTCGAGTAATCCAGGAATGTGTTTTGCAAAATAGTTCAGGTTTTCCAGGCTGAGGTCATGGCCTGCATTAACTCCAAGGTTTAAAGTATTTGCCAATTCAGCGGCTGCTATATAAGATCTGATAGCTGCTTCATTATTGCCTGAGAAATTTTTTGCGTATGCCTCTGTATACAGTTCAATTCTGTCCGTTCCTGTTTTAGCTGCCGCTTCAATTAATTTCAGATCTGTATCAACGAACAGAGAAGTACGGATGTTATTTTTTTTTAATGTTTTGATTACATCTTTCAGCAATTCGTGATTTTTAATTGTATCCCAACCTGCATCTGAGGTCAGGGCATCGGGCGCGTCAGGCACTAATGTTACCTGCATGGGTTTCACTTTAAGTACCAGCTCAATGAATTTATCTGACGGATACCCTTCAATATTAAACTCCGTTTTTACCAATGGGTTAAGCGCTACCACATCCCTATAGCGGATGTGCCGCTCATCGGGTCGTGGATGCACCGTTATTCCCTGCGCTCCAAAACGCTCGCAGTCCATTGCGACTTTTAAAAGGTCGGGCACATTGCCACCGCGTGAATTACGTAGGGTGGCTATCTTGTTTATGTTAACACTGAGTTTGGTCATGTTTTTTCTGCATTTACAAAAGTATTGTTTTTAAAATTCAATGGCCTATATAATTCAATAAAACCGGCTTGCACAATACACATGTATTCGCTACTATTGTAGCCCGTATGATAGCCGCCCAACTTATAAATAAGGAGCTTCCTGTATTGTCGCCGAAAGATAAGGTATCAAAAGCGCTCGACCTGATGGATGAATATAAGGTAGCCCATTTACCTGTGGTTGAAAAAAATGTTTACCTCGGCCTGGTTTCTGAAAAAACTTTACTGGATATTGATGACTCCAGCGAAACACTAAAGGGCCATGTAGATCCATCAGTAAGACCTTTTATGTTCGAGGATCAGCAT
This genomic window contains:
- a CDS encoding pyridoxine 5'-phosphate synthase; the encoded protein is MTKLSVNINKIATLRNSRGGNVPDLLKVAMDCERFGAQGITVHPRPDERHIRYRDVVALNPLVKTEFNIEGYPSDKFIELVLKVKPMQVTLVPDAPDALTSDAGWDTIKNHELLKDVIKTLKKNNIRTSLFVDTDLKLIEAAAKTGTDRIELYTEAYAKNFSGNNEAAIRSYIAAAELANTLNLGVNAGHDLSLENLNYFAKHIPGLLEVSIGHALIADALYLGLENTIQLYLHALK